A window of the Gossypium hirsutum isolate 1008001.06 chromosome A05, Gossypium_hirsutum_v2.1, whole genome shotgun sequence genome harbors these coding sequences:
- the LOC107957096 gene encoding protein LOW PHOTOSYNTHETIC EFFICIENCY 1, chloroplastic: MQALSIWPSHGGSLVVPHLDFEHDSSCFASIKPRSRKKWSLIDGRGHSFLLLSSYARFSRSETCCRNLNCCLRFEFLCCYSQLKVVLFCEPKGGSSSGLVASAWALEQQETGNELEREGSYSKDDDNGNGDRSEEVDISSEGEAELESARIDVRALARSLQFAKTADDIGKVLKDMGELPLQVHSSMISGFGRDKYMDAAMSLVEWLKRKKKESGGGIGPNLFIYNSLLGAVKHSKQFGEMEKILDDMAEEGIIPNIVTYNVLMAIYVEQGEATKALNVLEEIQEKGFSPSPVSYATALYAYRRMEDGHGALKFFIELREKYVKGDIGRNADENWEYEFVKLEKFTVRICQQVMRRWLVKDENLSTSVLKLLRDMDNVGLKLSREDYERLIWACTREEHYLVAKELYSRIRESFSEISLSVCNHLIWVMGKAKKWWAALEIYEDLLDKGPSPNNMSYELVVSHFNILLSAARQRGIWRWGVRLLNKMEEKGLKPGSREWNAVLVACSKASETSAAVQIFRRMVEQGEKPTIISYGALLSALEKGKLYDEALRVWDHMIKVGVKPNLYAYTIMASIFTGQGNFKMINAVFQEMASSGIEPTVVTYNAIISGCARNGMSSAAYEWFHRMKVQNISPNEITYEMLIEALANDGKPRLAYDLYMRAQNEGLNLSSKAYDAVVQSSQVYGATTDLSVLGPRPPDTKKVRIRKNLTEFCNIADVPRRSKPFDRKEIYIPPKQENLSL; the protein is encoded by the coding sequence ATGCAAGCTTTAAGTATCTGGCCATCACATGGTGGCTCTTTGGTAGTACCCCATTTGGATTTTGAGCATGATTCTTCCTGTTTTGCATCTATTAAACCTAGAAGCAGGAAAAAATGGAGTCTTATTGACGGTAGAGGTCATAGTTTCTTATTGCTTTCAAGCTATGCAAGATTTAGTAGGAGTGAGACTTGTTGCAGGAACTTGAATTGTTGTTTGAGATTTGAATTCCTCTGTTGCTACTCCCAATTGAAAGTTGTCCTCTTCTGTGAGCCAAAGGGAGGTTCTTCTAGTGGGTTGGTTGCATCAGCTTGGGCATTGGAGCAACAAGAAACTGGGAATGAACTTGAGAGAGAAGGATCATACTCAAAGGATGATGATAATGGCAATGGGGATAGAAGTGAGGAAGTGGATATTAGTAGTGAGGGAGAAGCTGAGTTGGAGAGTGCAAGGATTGATGTTCGGGCTCTGGCACGCAGTTTACAGTTTGCTAAAACTGCAGATGACATAGGAAAGGTTCTCAAAGATATGGGTGAACTGCCTCTCCAAGTACATTCAAGCATGATTAGTGGTTTTGGAAGGGACAAATACATGGATGCTGCAATGTCCCTTGTTGAGTGGctcaagagaaagaagaaagaaagtggTGGAGGCATTGGCCCAAACCTTTTCATATACAACAGCTTATTGGGTGCAGTGAAACACTCCAAACAATTTGGTGAAATGGAGAAAATCTTGGATGATATGGCTGAGGAGGGGATCATTCCCAATATTGTTACTTATAATGTTTTGATGGCAATTTATGTGGAGCAAGGAGAAGCTACAAAGGCCCTAAATGTTCTTGAGGAAATTCAAGAGAAGGGCTTCAGTCCGTCGCCAGTGTCCTATGCTACTGCCTTATATGCTTATCGTAGAATGGAAGATGGGCATGGAGCTTTGAAGTTCTTTATTGAATTAAGAGAAAAATATGTGAAGGGAGACATTGGAAGAAATGCGGATGAAAATTGGGAATATGAGTTTGTTAAGCTTGAGAAATTCACAGTTCGTATTTGCCAACAAGTCATGCGGCGGTGGCTTGTTAAGGACGAAAATTTGAGCACCAGTGTGCTGAAACTCCTGAGAGATATGGACAATGTTGGGCTTAAACTTAGTAGGGAAGATTATGAGCGCCTTATATGGGCTTGTACCCGTGAAGAACATTATCTTGTTGCAAAAGAACTTTATAGCAGGATTAGAGAAAGCTTTTCAGAGATAAGCTTATCTGTGTGTAACCATTTGATTTGGGTAATGGGGAAGGCTAAGAAGTGGTGGGCTGCTTTGGAGATATACGAGGATCTATTAGACAAGGGACCAAGTCCTAATAACATGTCCTATGAATTGGTTGTGTCTCACTTTAATATATTACTTTCAGCGGCCAGACAACGAGGAATATGGCGATGGGGTGTCAGGTTGCTTAATAAGATGGAAGAAAAAGGCCTTAAACCTGGCAGCAGGGAGTGGAATGCAGTCCTTGTGGCATGTTCCAAGGCTTCAGAAACTTCTGCTGCTGTGCAGATATTTAGGAGAATGGTGGAGCAAGGGGAAAAGCCCACCATCATCTCGTATGGAGCATTGCTCAGTGCCCTCGAAAAGGGTAAACTCTATGATGAAGCCCTCAGGGTGTGGGATCATATGATAAAGGTTGGTGTTAAACCCAACTTGTACGCTTATACAATCATGGCTTCAATTTTCACTGGACAAGGAAATTTCAAAATGATTAATGCAGTCTTTCAAGAAATGGCATCATCTGGTATTGAGCCAACGGTGGTCACATACAATGCAATTATTAGTGGGTGTGCTCGGAATGGCATGAGCAGTGCAGCATATGAATGGTTTCACCGCATGAAAGTCCAGAACATCTCACCAAATGAGATCACATATGAGATGTTGATTGAGGCTCTGGCAAATGATGGTAAACCAAGGCTTGCATATGACTTGTACATGAGAGCTCAAAATGAAGGCCTTAACCTCTCCTCAAAGGCTTATGATGCTGTTGTGCAGTCATCTCAAGTTTATGGAGCAACTACTGACTTGAGTGTTTTGGGACCTAGGCCACCAGATACGAAGAAAGTTCGAATTAGAAAAAATTTGACTGAATTCTGTAACATAGCTGATGTTCCACGACGAAGTAAACCATTTGACAGGAAGGAAATTTACATCCCACCCAAACAAGAAAACCTAAGCCTTTAG